Part of the Zea mays cultivar B73 chromosome 4, Zm-B73-REFERENCE-NAM-5.0, whole genome shotgun sequence genome is shown below.
atttgaggggccCTGCGAGGTAGTTCATACACCGTTCAGACCCTTTAAGAATGAAATTGGGTTCCTCACCAtgccactcactcccttcccagatgatgaggaagaccctggttaTGATGCAGCAGCAGCTCATGATGCTGAGgcagagcagatgcctcctcctcctcctcctcctcagcctcagcagtatTGGCAGCCTGGTCCAGGCTACTTTGACCCATATTTTCAAAATATGCAGCAAGGGCTTCAGACCCATCTTGATACTCGCTTTCAGGGAATGATGACACATATGGATCAACGTCTGGATGTCATGCAATCCAGttttgacagtaactgggatgcgctcaacgcTGAGTATTCTGAATTTCATGATCACATTCAAACTAATGTCACTGATTCTATCATGACCAGACTTAACAATATGCAGCAGAGTTTTCAGGATAACATGGGAGCTCTGTCTAGTCAATTTGACAACCTTTCTACCAATGACAGCATGCATGAGATCAGTCAGAGGCAGCAACAACTTCAGCAAGACTTTGGACAGTTCTCCTCTctttttgacaccttcagcactcactactataacatgcatcctccgccaaGTGATCAGTGaagcctctcctttgtggcaattgatgccaaagggggagagaagtgaagaAAGAGAAGAGCAGTTGTCACATTCAGGgtattcagggggagttggtctatgtggacattgagaccgtgcatgtgcatgtttaccattttatgtcgcatgcattattttatgtcttatgcacttgGTACTGGCTACTACTATTTGAACTTTGAACTCTATGTCTCATGCATGTGGACAATtatttgtaatattctgtgggttgaactatgtttagttcaaattactctgtgtatggttaatcgaggagtgattataattgctgcgcttacTCTACATATCATCTCTTGtacgcctcgataaccatgactgtaggaaggtctccatcaaaactccgatctattatgtgtgttatatcttcagcttcaaataatcctgcacacacataGGGGGACCCTTTCTTACATTCTGAGTTttaattgggatttatctatctctcagacagaacttcaaatcaagataagtcctacgaaactcatctccaaaatccATCTTATACCTAAGTTATGAgggagatttgaaaaaactaaacttctctttaatatattatgtagtgttgtcatcaattaccaaaaagggggagattgtgaatcatctaggcccttggtgatgttttggtaattaatgacaactgcttgtgggctaacgattcttggagaaataagaatgcagggttggaccacatagaacaggaaatattggagattcataagcattggttgtggatcaagtgaaggcaaaggtataacataggtttcgtttttgccggtcttaaggagtttagagaagatacttgaccggattagtaggctagatagccgtactattaagaggggtcaatgactttgatctgtgtaaaacttattgcctcatagagcatctagtggttgcatttgcatgaggactaacagcgcttcaaatttcatgagttaaaattctttcaaaagcttgtttgaaaagtgcaaagtcttggatgcgcggaccgtccgggtcttgagggcggaccgtccgcgatccaccagtggggtccgaagtctgatcACTTCGGACATATCTTGTtcctttgcactgcggaccgtccgggccttagggccggaccgtccgcagtcctgaccagagaagacTGCTTTCGggacagtccctgaattatagtgctGACCGTCCGGCTTTGATGGGCGGACAGCCCGCATGTGTCAAATATGGTTTGAgcagggactgtgtggtttttaggaattgtactacggactgtccggaggataagtccggacagtactgtctcaggtctcggaccgtccggccttatagGCGGACGGTTCGCCCGTGTTTACTGCTCTTGGTCAGAGGTCCGGGTGCTTCAAGTTGCcaggtcacggacggtccgggcatggtgggcggactgtccggacctaccttttctgacaactctgacagatttcaaacgtgaattatagtcgttatgcgtacggcggaccgtccggccctagggcgcggaccgtccgcgtgtgcgtagAATAAGTGCTTTTTGCTCATAACAGTTGGAATTTGGTGggagactataaatagaagggtagctcgtgtgtgagacctctcttgaccattccttgcacacattgagctcatttgtgatcctctaactcactctctcacactctttgcttgagattgcattctagtgagagattgagtgttcctagtgcatttgcatccatcggtgattcttgaggcactaggtggtacaccgagcaagcgtcatcggcttgttactcttggaggttgccgcctcctagacggctcgggtgattgtctccgtcgagctctccaagaatattgtggagaagccgcggtgttgattgtgaggggttcgcgcctacctcgccggagcggcaaaggtgacattagtggaatcgaggtattgagtgatttcttgtccactaggctcaaagatcaagccgtgtcttgatagaggagcaagtgagagcttgaagtccacctcaacgtggattaggggtgatcggcaaatcaccgataccacgggataaaatccggtgtctttactttcttgcattacttattgtcgtgcaagtgattagtgttttgcatattgttcttcaagtattcaatcaccttagttgattctcatagattgtttacttgttatcactagagaatttattcctcttgttatattgattaaatttccctagtgttttttattttagtcaaaaccgtctattcacccccccctctagtcgGTGTCTTAGATCCTACATATGCCCGCCTCTTCTcttcccctcctgctctacgaaaccttggaagtgggggaggcgagggatgagGTCTCTGATTTGCTGTCTATGATACCCGTGCGtttataaaaaatattatgcgaagagcggagacaatcattaAAAAaccttgagatctttttggtagATAGTTTATGTGGTATTATTGTGAGCCGTTGCAACACACGGATAACCGACTAGTCTATTTTTAAAAGAGAGATTACTAATATTTAGGGTGTGTAATAAATATTATTAGACTAGTCATTGGATATGTTTTCATAACAAACCCGTCTAGACAGTGGCAGATCCAGGATTTATAAAGAGCCTGGAACAACTGAATATATAAAGACATGTATAAATTTGTTTGTCGCCAATATTTTTTTGCTAACCTAATACATATGCAAAcatttaaaataaaaaaataaaaagatacGATAATACTTCTAAAAATGTTCACAAAAGTAGAAGATTTTGATTGGTTTGCATTCTAAACTGTAATGATACATAATATATTATAATTTATAAAAAGACACCCtacaatataaatatatatataataatggcCAGAGTAAAATAATGGACAGAGAAACTGAAAAGGGGATGATGTTTCCTAAGCTAGTTGTTGTTGGGAAGAAAAATAAATCCAGTGTTCTTTTATTAACCTCACAATCACGTCTTTAGCTAGTTTCCGACTTTGGGTACCTGTTTTCTTCTTCGTATAAAATCAAAATGGCTCCTACGTAGTCTTTGTGGTTATATGACAATTTTTTTCCCTTCATCTATTGCACATTCATGAGAACAGTGCAAAAGGAACATGTATTCAAGTGGAAACTTGTAATTGCAAACATAAATTCTGCACAAACAACGAGAGAAAGCGACAAGTTAGCTACGTCTAGATTCACAGGAACCTATCCAGATCGACACGTGAATGAACCTATCCAGTTTCCATGACGTGAAGTAATACAGAGTTGAATGGCGCACAAGTCGTTGTTATGGCCATTTTATTCTACTCTGGCGCAAATGATGCTAATGATGCTAATGTTTTCTATAAATCTAGCCAAATTTAAGAAACTTTGAACTGTATGGAAACCTAGTCGGTATTTTTTTTTGATAGACGGAGTATCTGTGGATGCAGATCACTAGATCAGGTAAAGCCAGCTGGCGCCTGGCAGTGCCAACATATTTGTTCCTCCTATTTCTTAATCCCTCTTTGGCATGTTATTCTTTTACTTGAGGGCTTTTCAAGCAAATACTTGGATGCCTCGCAGTTTCTTGAGTTTGGACTTGTTTATCTGCATCTCAATACATCCAATTCATTTGTATTAATGTGGATTGGGGGTCAAAAAATAACTGGTTTTTCACTTGAATCTAGTCCATTACTTGTAGATTGAGGTGGGTTGCACAAAAGAACAGAGAGAGAAGAGAACTTAGCCACGTAAACAAATATGAATAAGCATAGCATTGTTCATTTGTTCATCGCATCATACTCACAAAGTTGAAGTGATGTACACTATCACAGCACAGCTGTAAGGATCAAGAATGTTTGTCTCAGATGTCAGAACACTAGAAGAGTTATCGGACAACATACAGTAATGTACCAAAAAATTCACCTCGAGTTATCCATGTCGTGTTCAAAAACAGTGTTCGATTGCTAGTAACTATTGCCTCAAACAAATCATAGTGTTACATAAGCCAAAACTTTCATTGCCAAAGAATGGTCAATCACCAGCATATCCTCTTCTCTTTTCCTTAATACGCAATTTGCCGATTTCAATCATTTAGCAGCTGATTTCACTCGTATTGCTCTTGCCATGCTGCCACCACCAGTAGCTTCCACAGTTCGGCAAACCAGCTTATCTAGGACAGGCACATACGAAGAGCTGGATCACAGAAAAGCCAGTGACCAGGGGAGTTTTCCTGTCCTTGACATCTTATCCAATGCTCTCTCAACACCATCAATCTGAACTTTAGTGGCTACCTGCTCCTTGACTTTCTTCTTATCAGCCTTTTTTTGTGCACGCTTTATTGCCTTTTGCATCTTTTCTGCGATTTCCGCTCTCTTCTTCTCCAGCTTCAACTGTTTCCAGTCGAGGTACAAAGGGGGTGTGTGAAATTAGGAAAGCAAATCTGTCCATTTCAAGTAGAACTGCTGACTGCCATTATAGACCATACCTCAGCGCTTCTCATCTTCTGCCTGGCCTTTATGGTCTTCTTCCTCTGCCAATCATCAATATCGGCTTCTTTCTTTTTCAGCCTATATGGTTCAAGTAACATTAGTACTCTGACTAGAAAATTAAGACCTGTGGGTTATGAAATTTGAAGATTTGAAAAATAATGCATAGTGATTACTCACAGGAGTCCATGTTTTCATACCCACACCATAACACCAGTAATGAATTGAGCTTGTAACTTCAAAACACAATTTCAGGCTGAAGTGATATTGTACATGTCAAAAATTCAAATCTGACCACCGTAGCAATACAATATTCTTATACTATGATTCTCTCTCTGAACACGTCCAAAATTAATTGGTAATGAATATCAAGTTTGGATGTTATGAAAAATGGGATAAGAAGGATTACTTTTCTATGAGCTTTGCAATCTGCGCATCCTTCCAGGCAACCAACTTAGCATGGACTAAATTGCCTTGGGGTTTTAACACGGAGCTCGGGGTCCATCTCTCTGTCCTTTGCACTTCAACTGGACAGTTCTCACCATCTGAATCGCCAAATGCACGATCACTACGATTGCTACCCTGATAGGCACCGTCAGACTCAAAATTCCAATCACGGGCTGCAGCATACACGACTGTGTCAAAGTTCAGATTAGGCTGGATATCTGATGAACTCCATGAGGTTCAGGCTTACCTGAAGATACGCGAGATGACACGGTATTGCTCTGCCAGTCTTTTTTATCACCTCCCTCGTCATCCCCTTCACTGACTTTGGGCAATCTCCATTCATTGGTAGCATCTAATGCATCCACGCGCTGTCGGAAATTACGTGAGGAGCGAACTCGGCGCATAAATCTAGCTGGTGTGGTCTTGTGGATGAATCTCGGAGGCATTTGATTGGCGCCTTCAACTGCATATTATTGAACATGAATTGCAAGAAAAAAAATTGTGTGCCTAATATATGAACAGAGGCGACAACAAAAGGAGGCACCTCTCCTATCCAGCAGAGAAGGGTGCCTGGGTGTCTGCAGTCTGATATTCCGTGGCATAGCAGAAGGATTCATGAAATCTGCTCTGGTCCTGCCTTGCTCTTCTTCCTTCAGAATAGATTTGGATTGTTAGTTTCTGCTTCAATCTAGGTTGTGAAGTACCAAAGGGATTGAAAAAATAATAAAGTTTACAAAGAAAATGGGACCTTCATGCATAACAATCGGATGGAATCAGACACAGAAGTTAGATGAGCAGAAGTTAACAAGGTAATGCAGAAATCTAGATGAACAAGTACATGATGCTATGGGTTTTGGCCCTCTGCAGAAACGTGGTAACTGACGAGAAGCCCAAGTCGTGAAGGAGCAGGCTTTGCTGCTAGTCAGTTACCTAATaggctgtttggtttgaggaatgggctagtccatcatcttctcactcctcacatttttgtttggtttgtggaatgaaatgagttgatccatcatcacctTATTCCTTATAGTTAgtaagttagtactaatatgaggaataagttcatcccaccaaatttgaggaatagaTCCATGCTACACCACCACATTTTGGATggagtgattcctcaaaccaaacactccctAAGTCTTGGGAGCAATCCATCTAGTCCAGCAACATTAACACATTTAAGAATTTATCAAAAAGCCTAGAAAATTGTAAGAAAAGAAACCAGCTCCGTCCAAGAAAAGAAACCACCTCTACGCCAGCATGGACTAGCAGAATGTATCAGCGCATCCTGACAGCATTCAAGACTGCAAGCTACTAAGCATGGAATCAAGATCAAATGCAGTACAGGTGGAGAACCGAGGACCACGGAGGCACCTTCGCTCCATATCGAGCAAGAATCAGTCCAGGAACAAAAGGGGCGCCAACAAGTTAAGACTTAAAAGAGCACGAAAACTGACCACCCGTGGCGTGACAAACGAGGAGGCGTCGTCACCGCCGTGCGGTTCgcggtcctcctcctcctcgccgccgccgtcgtggCTGTTCGCGGGGCTGCAGATCGGGGACGGCGATGCGGGGCGGTGCCTGGTGAGCGACCCGGCGCTCCACGCGGCGCAGCTGCCGTAGGACGAGGCCGGGCGGCGGCCGTAGTGCCCGCCGTGCCCGCCCATGGCGGCCATCGCGAGCAGCATCTGCGTGCTCCGCCCCACGGACGCCTCGGGCTCCGGCTCCGGGTCCGGGTCCGGCTCGGCGTCGGCGTTGTAGCAGGGGGCGCCTCGCGAGGCCTCGGAGCGGGCCGGGGAGGAGCCCGGCGAGACGCGGGAGGCGGCGGTGGGCTCGCCCATGCAGGGCAGCGGAATCGGGAGCTGAGGAAGGTGGTCGGCGCGGCGCATGTTGGTGCTCCCGCAGGAGGAGACGCCGTCCGGGACGGCGGCAGCCGCGGCCATCTTCTTGGCTTCGCTCTGCGCTTTGCCTCTCCCCTCTTCTTGGTTAGTTGCAGAGCGCGCGCTTGCGTTGTGCCGTTGCGTCTACTCTTTGGGGATTGGGGCGGTTTGTGAGGGAGGCCTGGCCTGGGAAGCTGTGTTTAGGCTTCCATAGCTGGGCCTCCTAGCTATTGGGCCTTGGCTTGTAAAGCTTTTCGCTGACAGGTGAACCCTACTATGCAACGCAGACAGCCAGACACAGAAATCATCAGTGATAATGTAAGAAAAAAAAGCAGGCATATACAGTAACATAAATAAGCAGCTCAGATCAGATATCAGGCGGACCTGCTGCTGTGCCAGCAAAATTCATTTCCCATGCATCGTACTGGACTACACAACAAGGATCGGACAATAGTGGAAGAAAAGTTTGAAAGAAAACGAAATTCTTGGAAAGCCAAATACTTAATCTATGGAGGAAggttgacactagtaaattttgTGCTGAGTGATTTGGTGGTTTATATGGTTTCTTGCTTTGAAATTCCTAAAGAGGGCTTGAAACTTTAGATCAATATTCTTTAGGCAAGGAGTACAACAGAAGGAAAAAAAATATAGACTAGCAAGATGGAGTATTATGTATAGACCAGTTGAGTAGGGCAGTCTGGGGATAAAGGacttagaccaactccagcagactCCCTCTCCGTATCCCTAAAACGCGCGGCCAACAgattctctctcctctccgtatCCGTCTCCGTTTCCAGCAACACTCCCCATCCCACTCCGCATGCAGTCTATGACACCTGGGGCCCGCGAGCAGCCGCGCGCGCACGCAGAGAGctgcggagaggagagagaaagcgtGGAAATGGGGAGTGCAGGGACACGGCGTCTATTTTGCGGAGAGGGATGCGGAGCCTGCTGGAGAGCGCAATAGTGCCTCAGACCGTGCAAAATGCGGATGCGGAGTGGGATGGGGAGTgttgctggagttggtcttaggACTACATAATACATGCCTCCTTAGTAAATGGTTATTTAGGCTTTTCAATGAAGCCAGTTTGTACAGTTTGGTCGTTTTGCACTCCAAGATGGGGAGCTAGCTAGTTAGGTTTGGGGATGCCATATGGCTCGGTACAAATGCCTTAAAATCATTATCTATGTCTATATAACATAGCCTTTAGAAAGCAAGCATCTATGGCTGAGGTAGTTGGTTTTGATCCACCGAAATTATTTTCAGGAGGGAATAGTGCGAAGAATTGAGGCTAAATTGCAACATCTTTTTGCTAAGAGTACAACCTATACAACTTACCAGTGATAGGGATTTTTTTGGCTTCCTTAAAAATGACAAATTTTCTGTGGGCTCCATGTATGATAAGTTGTGTAATCTTAATATTGCACCTAAACATGTATCAATACGGAAAACAAAAGTGACCCGGAAGATGAAGGTGTTTCTTTGGTATATCCATGAAGGAGTTACACTCACCAAAGATAATGTAGTTAAAAAGAAGTGGAAGGGTAGTTTAAAATGTTGTTAGTGTAGCTATAATGAAAGCATTGATCATCTCTTCTTCAAATGTTTCTTTGCTAGATTCCTTTGGAGATTAGTTGAAATTTGCACTGAAATTATGGCTCCACAAAATGCTGCACACACTATTTTGGGCAGTGGACTAAGGGAGCTAAACCCAGTGTTAAGAAGCTCATTTTCATGGGTGGAGCTAATGTTCTGTGGTCTATATGGCTTTGTATAAATTTTTTTTTGAAAGGAAGGGGCAAAAGACTTGCCGCTCCGAAATATATTAGATTAGAGAGCAAAGAAATGGAAGATACAAAACCAAAGAACCGGAGGGGAGAGGataagaaagaaaaaataaaaagagaagAACAAAAACCCACTAGACCAGATCAACAAGACCTCAACTACTAGCAATATCCGATGACTGCAAGGGCCACTTGATTAACGCTTCTATGCTGACTTTGGAAAATTCTGTTATTTCTTTCCAGCCATAAATTCCACCAAAAATGAATTAGCAGGCCGTCGAAGCATCTTCTTGACTGTCTGTTGCAAAGGCTACGCAGACCCGTCCACCAATCATACAAAGATGTGTCGCTGGGAAACCCATTCAAGAAAGGAAGGTTGGCCCAGGACAACACTTTGATCCACACCTCTCTACTGAAGGGGCAGTCCTTGCATAAGTGCAGAATTGTTTCTGGGGCCGAGTTACAGAGACAGCATAATGGGTTGCAAGGCCAACCCCTTTTAAGAAGGTTATCGGCCGTTAGGATTCTCTTATGTAGTAATGTCCAGGCAAAGAAACGGCACCTCGGTTCCACCTTAGCCTTCCAAATAGGGCAGAGATTCATTGTACTATAATTGGATGAGAATTGGATGTTGTAAGCACTGCTTGCACTGTACTGCCCATCTGCCGACCATTTCCAAGTAATGGTGTCCTCCAAACCATTGAGTTCTTGCATGTTACCTATGGCCTGCCATAGAGAGACGAACTCTCTAAGCTCAACCTCCCCCGAGCATGGGAAGCATAATCGTATCCAATTGTTGTTAGTGAGAGCTTTTTCAACCGTGATATTCTTCCTCTTTGTCTTCCTGAAGAGTGAAGGTGCAATGCTCTTAGGGGCTTGACCATGGATCCAGCTAGATTTCCAGAACTCAGCTATCTTGCCATTGCCAACCGTCACCATTGTGGATGCATTGAAGAGATCTTCATCAGTACTGTCACAAGGAAGCTTCATGGCAGTCCACGCCCTGTCTTTGCTCTTCCATCGTAGCCAAAGCCATCTTAGTCTTAACCCCCTCGCAAAACGATCAAGATCCAGAATTCCAAGACCCCCCTTGCTCTTTGGGAGGCAAGTTGTGGGCCAGTTGATAAGGCAGTGACCCCCGGAGCAAGCCTCTGGATTGTTCCCTTTCCACAGGAAGTTACGTCTCATTTTGTCAATTGAATGCAGCAACCATTTATAAGGCGGAAAAACCGTTAGATGGTAGATTGGCTGTGCGGATAGCACCAATTTCACTAGAGTTTCCCTACCAGCCTTGGATAGCAGTTTACCTTTCCAACCAGCCAACCTGTTGTTAATTTTTTCGATTAGTGGTTGGAGATCAGTCCTTTTTACATTCCTGTAATGAAGGGGTAGCCCTAGATACTTTCCGGGTAAGCTAGAGTAATTTCCAGGGAACACGTCCATTAGCGTTGGCCATAATGATGCTGGATATCGAATTGGGAAAATTTCTGTTTTGTCATAGTTGATCTTTAGTCCTGAACACCCCTCGAACGCGTTGAGAATCCCTTTCAGCACCTCCAGGTCTGATTTGTCAGCTCTAACAAAAACACCCGCATCATCCGCGTAGAGAGAGCACCGAAGCTTAGCTTCTCTAGGCAATACCTGTCCAAGCAGTCCATCCTCAGCGGCCTTCTCAATCATCCGATGCAGCGGATCCATCGCTAAAATGAAAAGGAAGGGAGATAGAGGGTCCCCTTGCCGAACCCCACGTCTGTGCTTGATTGCCTTTGAACGTTGCCCATTTAAAATTATTCTTGAGGAGGACGATCCCAGGATTTCAGCTACCCAATTGCGCCAATTCTGGGAGAACCCACAGGCCCTTAACACATCCAAGAGATATGCCCAATTCAGGGTGTCGAAAGCTTTAGAGATGTCAAGCTTGACAAAAAGAGCTGGATTACCTTTTTTATGCAGCTTCATGATCACCCTCTGCACGTATAGAAAGTTGTCATGGATTGACCGGTTCTGGATGAAGGCGTTCTGAGCGTTGGAAATAATTTCATTCATTCTTGGCGCAAGCCTATTTGCCATGATTTTTGTTATAATTTTCATGAAGCTATTGATCAGGCTTAACGGCCTAAACCTATCAATTCTGTCAGCATTTTCCCCCTTGGGAATGAGGATGATGTTTGCTTCGTTGACCAAATGCAGGCTTTTGGATCTATGATGGAAAAAATCATTTATTGCCATGTAGAGATCGTTTTTGATCAACTCAAAGCAGCATTTGTAGAACTGTCCAATGAACCCATCCGGCCCGGGAGCCTTTTCAGATTGAAGCCTCATGACCACGTCCTTAATTTCATTATCATCAATCAAGTTGTCCAGCTCAGCTAGCTCAAAAGGGGCATACCCCAGATGGTCCCAACAAACAGCACTGCTCCTCCTTCCTGTCATGCCTAGAATCTGACCGAAGTGATGTTGTACCTCGTTCATTTTGTCTTCCTGGCTCGTTAACAGCGTGTCATCTCGAATTAGCGATCTGATTAAATTTTTCCTTCTTCTATTATTGGCCGCTAAGTGAAAGAACTTAGTGTTAGCATCGCCCAATCGCATCCAAGTAAGTCTGGAATGTTGTCTTGCTCGTGACCTCTGAGCGGAGGCAATATCCAGAATCTTGATTTTAAGGGTCCTCCTGAATTCCAATTCGTCGGAGGAGAGTTGTCTAATTTCCTGTGCTTTCTCCAGAAGAGTGAGGATGATCTGAATGATAGCCATCCGCACTTTGAAGTTGCCAACTGTATTGCGTCTCCAAGTCCGAAGAGCCCTGGCCGTGCGAGTCATCTTCACATGAAGGCGAAGGATTGCATCATCAGTGTTAACTGTAGAATTCCATGCTTGATGAACTACCTCATTGAACCCCTCCAACTGTGGCCAGAACGATTCGAATCTGAACCCCCGGTAGAAATTAACCGGGGAGTGGCCTTGCATTAACAGAGGGCAATGGTCCGACGTCATGGTGCACATGGATAGAAGATCAGCCGAGGGGTACAGGTCATGCCATTCGGTTGTCGCGAAGAATCTGTCAATCCTAGTCATGGTAGGGTTAGCTTGTTCATTTGACCAGGTAAATGCTCTATCGGTGAGCTCTAGCTCTAAGAGGTGCAGATCATCAATTGTGTTATTGAACTGCCTCATCACCCTTCTGTTGATTGACCCTTTGTTTTTTTCTCTCGCTCTCCTGATCATGTTGAAGTCACCTAAAATCACCCATTCTGGCCTCACCATGGTTTGGATGTTTCTGAGCTCAGAGAGGAAGATCATTTTTTCATTGTCCGGTTGGGGGCCGTAAACACCCGTGAGATCCCAAACTTCATCCACCAATCTGGAATTGATCCGGACAGACAGCGAAT
Proteins encoded:
- the LOC100217016 gene encoding uncharacterized protein LOC100217016, coding for MAAAAAVPDGVSSCGSTNMRRADHLPQLPIPLPCMGEPTAASRVSPGSSPARSEASRGAPCYNADAEPDPDPEPEPEASVGRSTQMLLAMAAMGGHGGHYGRRPASSYGSCAAWSAGSLTRHRPASPSPICSPANSHDGGGEEEEDREPHGGDDASSFVTPRVEEEQGRTRADFMNPSAMPRNIRLQTPRHPSLLDRRVEGANQMPPRFIHKTTPARFMRRVRSSRNFRQRVDALDATNEWRLPKVSEGDDEGGDKKDWQSNTVSSRVSSARDWNFESDGAYQGSNRSDRAFGDSDGENCPVEVQRTERWTPSSVLKPQGNLVHAKLVAWKDAQIAKLIEKLKKKEADIDDWQRKKTIKARQKMRSAELKLEKKRAEIAEKMQKAIKRAQKKADKKKVKEQVATKVQIDGVERALDKMSRTGKLPWSLAFL